The following nucleotide sequence is from Mesorhizobium sp. J8.
ACCGGAACGCCGGTCGTGCCGCAGAGCGGCAATACCGGGCTGGTCGGCGCCCAGGTGCCGGACAAATCCGGACACGACATCGTGCTGTCGCTGTCCAGGCTTAACCGCATCCGCGAGATCGACGTCCTGTCGAACACGGCGACCGTCGAGGCCGGCGTCATCTTGCAGACGCTGCAGGAAGCGGCCGACGCCGCCGACCGGCTGTTTCCGCTGTCGCTCGCCGCGCAAGGGTCCTGCCAGATCGGCGGCAATCTTTCTTCCAACGCGGGCGGTACCGGCGTGCTTGCCTATGGCAATGCGCGCGAGCTCTGCCTCGGCGTCGAGGTGGTGCTGCCGACCGGCGAGGTGTTCGACGATCTGCGCAAGCTGAAGAAGGACAACACCGGCTACGATCTGAAGAACCTCTTCGTCGGCGCCGAAGGCACGCTCGGCGTCATCACCGCCGCGGTAATGAAACTGTTCCCGAAGCCGAAGGGCAGGGAGGTCGCCTTTGCCGGCCTGCCGTCGTCCCCGAAAGACGCGCTGTCGCTGTTCACCCTGGCGATGGACCGCGCTGGCGCCTCGCTCACCGCTTTCGAGCTTATCGGCAGAAGGCCCTACGATTTCACGCTTAAGCACGGGCAAGGCATCACCAGGCCGCTGGCCGACGACTGGCCGTGGTATGTGCTGATGCAGGTTTCTTCCGGCCGTTCCGAAGAGGACGGCAAGGCGCTGATCGAGGAAATCCTTTCAGCCGGCCTCGAGCAAGGCATCGTCGGCGACGCGGTGGTGTCGGCAAGCCTGGCCCAGGGCGACGCCTTCTGGAATTTCCGCGAGACGCTTCCCGAGTGCCAGAAGCCGGAGGGCGCCTCGATCAAGCACGACATCTCGGTGCCGATCGCCTCGATCCCCGAGTTCATCGAAAAGGCGGCCGGCGTGGTGGAAGGCGTCTGCCCCGGCGCGCGCGTGGTCTGCTTCGGCCATATGGGCGACGGCAACCTGCACTACAACATCTCGCGTCCGGTGGATTGGCAGGACGAGCCGTTCCTCGAGCTCTATCATCCCATGAACAAGGCCGTGCACGATGTCGTGCGCTCCTTCCACGGCTCGATCTCGGCCGAGCACGGCATCGGCCAGCTGAAGCGCGACGAACTGATCGCCACGGCGCCGCCGATGGCGATCGATCTGATGCGCCGCGTGAAGGCGGCCTTCGATCCGGCCGGCATTATGAATCCCGGTAAGGTTATCTGATCCTCACCTCACCCGGCGGCCGGTCGCATTCCGATAACCATCGCCGAGATCAGCAAAATTTAACCGACTTTCTTAAGCGCGCCGGTAAGAAGCGAGCGCTAATGTTTCTTCCCATAACGAGGCCGGAAAAACCGGCCCTGAGAGAACCGGAAAAACGGCCCTCAGGACTAACAGGGAAGACATCGATGAACACTGGACTGAAGCCAGTCTGGGCCGGGCGCAACATGCGTCTCGACCCGTTTCGCCTGCCGCAGATGGTGAGCTATGCCACCCGCGACGACTATGGCGACGTGACCTTCACCATCGACCAGCGCGGCGCCGTCATCCGCCGTGTGCTGGAGATGAGCGGTGTGCCGGCGATCATCGCGCTGCCCGCCAAGGCGTTCCGCGGCGTCGCCGCCCGCGCCATGGAAGATCCGGACGGCAACGTCACCGTGACGCTCGAGCTCCTGCACAATGATCCGATGCTGTCGGTGCCGCTGCTGGTCGCCGATGACCTCGAGGACGTCGCCGCGGACTGGCGCGCCTGGGCCGACGCCTATCGCCTGCCGATGCTTTTGATCGAGGCCGATGGCATCGCCCGCACCCTGGAAGAATCGCTCGGCGCCGCCATCAAGGCCCTGCCGCCGCAGGAGCGCCGCAAGGGCCGCGTCTCCACCATGCGCCGCCCTCGCTTCCTCGCCCGCCGCAAGGCCGGCAACCTGGGCCTGAGGCTCGTCATCGACGGCCAGGAGATTATTGCGCGGGAGTAGTGCGACGCCCTCTCCTTCTCCCCTTGTGGGAGAAGGTGTCGCCGAAGGCGACGGATGAGGGGTGCTCCAGGGAAAGCCAGCGTCTCACTCCGCTGGAACACCCCTCATC
It contains:
- a CDS encoding DUF6101 family protein, whose translation is MNTGLKPVWAGRNMRLDPFRLPQMVSYATRDDYGDVTFTIDQRGAVIRRVLEMSGVPAIIALPAKAFRGVAARAMEDPDGNVTVTLELLHNDPMLSVPLLVADDLEDVAADWRAWADAYRLPMLLIEADGIARTLEESLGAAIKALPPQERRKGRVSTMRRPRFLARRKAGNLGLRLVIDGQEIIARE
- a CDS encoding FAD-binding oxidoreductase produces the protein MNDQPFDLDPAVIDRFAAIVGGKYALRDQADIAPYITERRGLWHGRTSLVLRPGSVEEVSRIMRLATETGTPVVPQSGNTGLVGAQVPDKSGHDIVLSLSRLNRIREIDVLSNTATVEAGVILQTLQEAADAADRLFPLSLAAQGSCQIGGNLSSNAGGTGVLAYGNARELCLGVEVVLPTGEVFDDLRKLKKDNTGYDLKNLFVGAEGTLGVITAAVMKLFPKPKGREVAFAGLPSSPKDALSLFTLAMDRAGASLTAFELIGRRPYDFTLKHGQGITRPLADDWPWYVLMQVSSGRSEEDGKALIEEILSAGLEQGIVGDAVVSASLAQGDAFWNFRETLPECQKPEGASIKHDISVPIASIPEFIEKAAGVVEGVCPGARVVCFGHMGDGNLHYNISRPVDWQDEPFLELYHPMNKAVHDVVRSFHGSISAEHGIGQLKRDELIATAPPMAIDLMRRVKAAFDPAGIMNPGKVI